The following coding sequences lie in one Halorhabdus rudnickae genomic window:
- a CDS encoding GNAT family N-acetyltransferase: MTPEVTIDVATPEDRPRLRAIQRAVLAEPSPDLLAVAVDGAGLALVARVDQPAQTDDPVGYALALTADEITYIPELAVTPAWQRQGIGTVLIERTAERATADGVTEIRLTVRADDDAARAFYRDCGFEVLEELPDHYETGSGAGLLLRRRL; this comes from the coding sequence GTGACACCCGAGGTCACGATCGACGTCGCCACACCCGAGGACCGGCCTCGATTACGTGCGATCCAGCGGGCAGTCCTCGCCGAACCCTCGCCAGACCTCCTGGCTGTTGCCGTCGATGGGGCCGGGCTGGCCCTGGTCGCGCGGGTCGATCAGCCGGCGCAAACGGACGACCCGGTCGGCTATGCGCTGGCGCTGACGGCAGACGAGATTACCTATATTCCCGAACTGGCCGTGACACCGGCCTGGCAACGGCAGGGGATCGGAACAGTGCTCATCGAGAGGACCGCCGAGCGGGCGACAGCGGACGGAGTGACGGAAATCCGACTTACAGTACGGGCCGACGACGATGCCGCCCGGGCGTTCTATCGGGACTGTGGCTTCGAGGTACTCGAAGAACTACCCGACCATTACGAGACCGGGTCGGGGGCCGGGCTGTTGCTCCGGCGACGACTGTAG